From the genome of Gemmatimonadota bacterium, one region includes:
- the hemA gene encoding glutamyl-tRNA reductase, with protein sequence MTLSVPSAAKRVTLWGVDHHRASTEVRERVHLSEESARVFLSTVAEEGVSGVVLSTCNRTEVYLEAPGHVDAVGSFRRALDAAGGDALPFEGDLGYRLDGMDAVAHLYRVVAGLESMMVGETQIVGQVKDAYRAAREIVPLGPVLLRAFQGAFRAGKLARGKTKIDAGAVSVAFAAVDLSRKLFEKLESRRVLLVGAGETGALAARHFLKQGAAGLAIANRSAGRAEELVGTLSRAHPGTKITAHGMEELEVLLAEADIVLSTTGSTVPVILPGAVHAAMERRNRRPLFLLDIAVPRDVDPEVAKIGSVFLFGLDDLEEIVQGNVSARLREVPAVEEVLSESAREFEGWIANLDLKPTVDDFRAFLEELKAREMGRLGGGMPDDIREAVEQSLAGLIRGIVRRPVVRLKSTDAREERTRDLDSLRRLFELD encoded by the coding sequence ATGACACTCTCCGTTCCTTCCGCCGCGAAGCGCGTGACGCTCTGGGGAGTGGATCACCATCGGGCATCCACGGAAGTGCGGGAGCGCGTCCACCTGAGCGAAGAAAGCGCACGCGTCTTCTTGAGCACGGTTGCGGAGGAAGGCGTGTCCGGGGTGGTGCTGAGCACCTGCAACCGGACGGAGGTCTATCTGGAAGCGCCCGGGCATGTGGATGCCGTCGGGTCCTTTCGGCGGGCGCTGGATGCCGCGGGGGGGGACGCGCTGCCGTTTGAAGGCGATCTTGGGTACCGGCTGGACGGGATGGACGCGGTCGCCCACCTGTATCGCGTGGTGGCGGGTCTGGAGAGCATGATGGTGGGGGAGACCCAGATCGTCGGGCAGGTGAAGGACGCCTACCGTGCGGCGCGGGAGATCGTCCCGCTCGGCCCGGTTCTGCTGCGTGCGTTTCAGGGTGCGTTCCGGGCGGGGAAGCTGGCACGCGGGAAGACGAAGATCGACGCGGGCGCGGTCAGCGTGGCCTTTGCGGCGGTGGATCTGTCGCGGAAGCTCTTTGAGAAGCTGGAGTCCCGTCGCGTGCTTCTGGTGGGCGCCGGGGAAACGGGCGCCCTCGCCGCCCGACACTTCCTCAAGCAGGGCGCGGCCGGACTGGCGATTGCCAACCGGAGCGCAGGCCGGGCGGAAGAGCTGGTCGGGACGCTGTCCCGTGCGCATCCCGGCACGAAGATCACGGCTCACGGCATGGAGGAACTGGAAGTGCTCCTCGCGGAGGCGGACATCGTGCTGTCGACCACGGGAAGCACGGTCCCGGTGATTCTGCCCGGAGCGGTCCATGCCGCGATGGAGCGCAGGAACCGACGCCCGCTCTTTCTTCTGGATATCGCGGTACCACGGGATGTAGACCCGGAAGTGGCGAAGATCGGGAGTGTGTTTCTCTTCGGGCTGGACGATCTGGAGGAGATCGTTCAGGGGAATGTCTCCGCCCGGCTCCGAGAGGTTCCCGCCGTGGAAGAGGTTCTCTCAGAGTCCGCGCGAGAGTTTGAGGGGTGGATCGCGAACCTGGATCTCAAGCCCACGGTGGACGACTTCCGCGCCTTCCTCGAAGAACTGAAGGCTCGCGAAATGGGGCGTCTGGGCGGAGGCATGCCGGACGACATCCGGGAAGCGGTGGAGCAGAGCCTGGCCGGGTTGATTCGGGGGATCGTCCGGCGACCGGTCGTGCGCCTGAAGAGCACGGACGCGCGGGAAGAGCGAACCCGGGATCTGGACAGCTTGCGCAGGCTGTTCGAACTGGACTAG
- a CDS encoding HAD hydrolase-like protein: MNPVRMVLLDIDGTLAEGIGRAAFPGAAEAVRALLDHYPVRYVTNATSCTRAALVARLEADGFPVEECPVVTPATLARSVLTGRDDTRGVLLCDPKAREDLAWFRETPPDEARAVLVATEAHRLRVGDLAGAVEALHSGATLYTLQQNRVFRRDGRLLTDLGPVAAFLGYAADVAWENLGKPSPLLFRTLAAESGIDPGHMVMVGDDAEFDCAGALRAGVGSAVLVRTGKYRPSDENRVPPPPTHVVDSIADLPALLAG; the protein is encoded by the coding sequence GTGAATCCTGTTCGCATGGTCCTGCTCGACATCGACGGGACCCTCGCCGAGGGAATCGGCAGAGCGGCCTTTCCCGGGGCCGCGGAAGCGGTCCGCGCGCTCCTGGACCACTACCCGGTGCGCTATGTCACCAACGCCACCTCCTGCACGCGGGCAGCCCTCGTAGCACGGCTTGAGGCCGACGGGTTCCCGGTGGAGGAATGCCCCGTCGTGACCCCCGCCACGCTTGCGCGCAGTGTCCTGACCGGGCGCGACGACACGCGCGGAGTGCTCCTTTGTGACCCAAAGGCAAGGGAGGATCTCGCGTGGTTCCGCGAGACGCCTCCTGATGAAGCGCGCGCGGTGCTGGTGGCGACGGAAGCGCACCGCCTTCGCGTGGGAGATCTTGCGGGGGCCGTGGAGGCTCTGCACTCCGGTGCCACGCTGTACACACTCCAGCAAAACCGGGTCTTCCGGCGAGACGGCCGTCTCCTCACCGACCTCGGGCCGGTGGCTGCCTTTCTGGGGTACGCCGCCGATGTCGCATGGGAGAACCTCGGGAAGCCGTCTCCACTCCTCTTCCGGACGCTCGCGGCAGAGTCCGGCATCGATCCCGGGCACATGGTGATGGTCGGGGATGACGCGGAGTTCGACTGCGCAGGCGCCCTTCGTGCGGGTGTGGGAAGCGCGGTACTCGTCCGAACAGGGAAGTACAGGCCTTCAGACGAGAACCGGGTGCCCCCCCCGCCGACGCATGTCGTGGACTCCATCGCGGACCTCCCCGCGCTCCTGGCGGGGTAA